The following are from one region of the Synechococcus sp. CBW1108 genome:
- a CDS encoding IS1182 family transposase — MQKRKTFRPWQPEQTSLLPASPSDWLTADHQVYFLLDLVDELDLSAIVIPAQSKDPRGEKGFDPRMMTLLLLYAYCVGTVSSRKIERACYEDLAFRVLTGNQQPDHSRISEFRRRNLEALSELFVQILRLCQAAGMVSLGHVALDGTKVQANASKHKAMSHERMLKAEAQLEKEIKELMRRAEILDAQEDGKYGKGKLGSDLPKELRRREDRLKKIRHARQALEAEAAAAAARDRAKQAAEAEAAVADAAAAADAAVADASEQQKLAGKAAKAQEKAEAAKELAIEKAQEAGLEPEGLDPQPADAMPYRGLAHRADGSPTAAAQRNYTDPDSHIMKSDGNLLQGYNCQAAVDGDHQVIVAMGVSNQPPDPEHLVPMLERTMANTTQVPRTFIADAGYWSEDNVSACEKRGTDPHIATGRLPHGQPLPPIYGPIPKGLDAKGKMARKLRKKEGREIYAKRKTIVEPVFGQTKEVRGLRRFLLRGLAKVNGEWMLWGTTHNLNKLWRHLKKQRLQEAMATG; from the coding sequence ATGCAGAAGCGCAAGACCTTTCGTCCCTGGCAGCCGGAGCAGACCTCCTTGCTGCCGGCCTCACCGAGTGACTGGCTGACCGCTGACCATCAGGTGTATTTCCTGCTCGATCTGGTCGATGAGCTGGATCTGTCGGCGATCGTGATCCCTGCCCAGAGCAAAGATCCCCGTGGCGAGAAGGGTTTCGACCCCAGGATGATGACGCTATTGCTGCTTTACGCCTACTGCGTGGGCACGGTCTCCTCCCGGAAGATTGAGCGGGCCTGCTACGAGGATCTGGCCTTCCGGGTGCTTACCGGCAACCAGCAGCCGGACCACAGCCGGATCAGTGAGTTCCGGCGCCGCAACCTTGAGGCCCTGAGCGAGCTGTTCGTTCAGATCCTGCGCCTCTGTCAGGCGGCCGGCATGGTCAGCCTGGGCCATGTGGCGCTGGACGGCACCAAGGTGCAGGCCAATGCCTCCAAACACAAAGCGATGAGCCACGAGCGGATGCTCAAAGCCGAGGCGCAGCTCGAGAAGGAGATCAAGGAGCTGATGCGCCGGGCCGAGATCCTTGATGCGCAGGAAGACGGCAAGTACGGCAAAGGCAAGCTGGGCAGTGATCTGCCCAAGGAGCTGCGGCGGCGCGAGGACCGGCTGAAGAAGATCCGCCATGCCCGACAAGCGTTGGAGGCAGAAGCAGCGGCCGCCGCTGCCCGTGATCGCGCCAAGCAGGCAGCAGAGGCAGAAGCTGCGGTGGCGGATGCTGCTGCTGCTGCCGATGCCGCAGTAGCGGATGCCAGCGAACAGCAGAAGCTGGCTGGCAAAGCAGCCAAGGCGCAGGAGAAAGCAGAGGCCGCCAAGGAGCTAGCGATCGAGAAGGCCCAGGAGGCAGGCCTTGAGCCGGAAGGATTGGATCCTCAGCCGGCTGACGCCATGCCTTATCGCGGCCTGGCCCATCGGGCCGATGGCAGCCCCACAGCCGCTGCGCAGCGGAACTACACGGATCCAGACAGCCACATCATGAAAAGCGACGGCAACCTGCTGCAGGGCTACAACTGCCAAGCGGCCGTCGATGGCGATCACCAGGTGATCGTGGCGATGGGCGTCAGCAACCAACCGCCGGATCCAGAGCACCTGGTGCCCATGCTGGAGCGCACCATGGCCAACACCACCCAGGTGCCCAGGACGTTCATTGCTGATGCGGGCTACTGGAGTGAGGACAACGTTTCTGCCTGCGAAAAGCGAGGCACCGACCCCCACATCGCGACGGGCAGGCTGCCGCACGGTCAGCCATTACCACCGATCTATGGCCCGATCCCCAAGGGGCTGGATGCCAAAGGCAAGATGGCCCGCAAGCTACGCAAGAAAGAAGGCCGAGAGATCTACGCCAAGCGCAAAACGATCGTGGAGCCGGTGTTTGGTCAAACCAAAGAAGTGCGAGGGCTGCGGCGCTTCCTGCTGCGCGGGCTGGCCAAGGTGAATGGGGAATGGATGCTCTGGGGAACAACCCACAACCTCAACAAGCTGTGGCGCCACCTGAAGAAACAGAGGCTGCAGGAGGCGATGGCAACGGGATAG